A genomic window from Pseudomonas marvdashtae includes:
- the leuS gene encoding leucine--tRNA ligase: protein MHEHYQPREIEAAAQSFWDEQKSFEVSEQPGKETFYCLSMFPYPSGKLHMGHVRNYTIGDVISRYQRMQGKNVLQPMGWDAFGMPAENAAMKNNVAPAKWTYENIAYMKTQLRSLGLAVDWSREVTTCKPDYYRWEQWLFTRLFEKGVIYRKNGTVNWDPVDQTVLANEQVIDGRGWRSGALIEKREIPMYYFKITAYADELLESLDELTGWPEQVKTMQRNWIGKSRGMEVQFPYDVASIGEAGILKVFTTRPDTLMGATYVAVAAEHPLATLAARNNPELQAFIAECKGGSVAEADVATQEKKGLPTSLFVEHPLTGEKLPVWVANYVLMHYGDGAVMAVPAHDERDFEFAHKYNLPVKPVVRTSAGDQTPAPWQDAYGEHGELINSGEFDGLDFAGAFDAIEVALIKKNLGASRTQFRLRDWGISRQRYWGCPIPIVHCDTCGDVPVPEDQLPVVLPEDVVPDGAGSPLARMPEFYECSCPKCGAPAKRETDTMDTFVESSWYYARYASPHYEGGLVEKSAADHWLPVDQYIGGIEHAILHLLYARFFHKLMRDEGLVSSNEPFKNLLTQGMVIAETYYRREANGAYTWFNPSDVELERDSKAKVISAKLIADGLPVEIGGTEKMAKSKNNGVDPQSMIDQFGADTCRLFMMFASPPDMSAEWSDSGVEGSHRFLKRVWRLAQAHVTQGLPGKLDVAGLNDEQKAVRRSIHLAIKQASHDVGQNHKFNTAIAQVMTLMNVLEKAAQGTEQDRALVHEGLEAVTLLLAPITPHISHELWSQLGHADPVIDARWPVVDETALVQDSLTLVIQVNGKLRGQIEMPAAATREEVEAAARANENVLRFVDGLTIRKVIVVPGKLVNIVAS from the coding sequence ATGCACGAACACTACCAGCCCCGTGAAATCGAAGCCGCCGCCCAGTCGTTCTGGGACGAGCAAAAGTCCTTTGAAGTCAGCGAACAGCCAGGCAAGGAGACTTTCTACTGCCTGTCGATGTTCCCTTACCCCAGCGGCAAGCTACACATGGGGCACGTGCGCAACTACACCATCGGCGACGTGATCTCCCGCTACCAGCGCATGCAAGGCAAGAACGTCCTGCAACCCATGGGTTGGGACGCCTTCGGCATGCCGGCGGAAAACGCCGCGATGAAGAACAACGTGGCCCCCGCCAAGTGGACCTACGAAAACATCGCCTACATGAAGACCCAGCTGCGCAGCCTGGGCCTGGCGGTGGATTGGTCCCGCGAAGTGACTACCTGCAAGCCGGACTACTACCGCTGGGAACAGTGGCTGTTCACCCGCCTGTTCGAAAAAGGCGTGATCTACCGCAAGAACGGCACCGTGAACTGGGACCCGGTGGACCAGACCGTACTGGCCAACGAGCAAGTGATCGACGGTCGCGGCTGGCGTTCCGGCGCGCTGATCGAAAAGCGCGAGATCCCGATGTACTACTTCAAGATCACCGCCTACGCGGATGAACTCCTGGAGAGCCTCGACGAACTGACCGGCTGGCCTGAGCAGGTCAAGACCATGCAACGCAACTGGATCGGCAAGTCCCGGGGCATGGAAGTGCAATTCCCGTACGACGTCGCGTCCATTGGCGAAGCCGGCATCCTGAAAGTTTTCACCACCCGTCCGGACACCCTGATGGGCGCCACCTATGTGGCTGTGGCCGCCGAGCATCCGCTGGCCACCCTGGCGGCCCGGAACAACCCCGAGCTGCAGGCATTCATCGCCGAGTGCAAGGGCGGCAGCGTTGCCGAAGCCGACGTTGCCACGCAGGAAAAGAAAGGCCTGCCGACTTCGCTGTTCGTCGAACACCCGCTCACTGGCGAAAAACTGCCGGTATGGGTCGCCAACTACGTACTGATGCACTACGGCGACGGCGCCGTCATGGCCGTGCCGGCTCACGACGAGCGCGATTTCGAATTCGCCCACAAGTACAACCTGCCGGTCAAACCGGTCGTGCGCACCAGCGCCGGCGACCAGACCCCGGCACCTTGGCAGGACGCCTATGGCGAACACGGCGAGCTGATCAACTCCGGCGAGTTCGACGGCCTGGATTTCGCCGGCGCGTTCGACGCCATCGAAGTCGCCCTGATCAAGAAAAACCTCGGCGCCTCGCGCACCCAGTTCCGCCTTCGCGACTGGGGCATCAGCCGCCAGCGCTACTGGGGCTGCCCGATTCCGATCGTGCATTGCGACACCTGCGGCGACGTACCGGTGCCGGAAGACCAACTGCCCGTGGTCCTGCCGGAAGACGTCGTCCCCGACGGTGCTGGTTCGCCCCTTGCGCGCATGCCTGAATTCTACGAATGCAGTTGCCCGAAATGCGGTGCACCGGCCAAGCGTGAAACCGACACCATGGACACCTTCGTCGAGTCCTCCTGGTACTACGCCCGCTACGCCTCGCCGCACTATGAAGGCGGCCTCGTGGAAAAATCCGCAGCTGACCACTGGTTGCCGGTGGACCAGTACATCGGCGGCATCGAACACGCCATCCTCCACCTGCTCTATGCGCGCTTCTTCCACAAGCTGATGCGTGACGAAGGCCTGGTGAGCTCCAACGAGCCGTTCAAGAACCTGCTGACCCAAGGCATGGTGATCGCCGAGACTTACTATCGTCGCGAAGCCAACGGAGCCTACACCTGGTTCAACCCAAGCGACGTCGAACTCGAACGCGACAGCAAGGCCAAGGTCATCAGCGCCAAGCTGATCGCCGACGGCTTGCCGGTGGAAATCGGTGGCACCGAGAAAATGGCCAAGTCGAAGAACAACGGCGTCGACCCACAGTCGATGATCGACCAGTTCGGCGCGGACACCTGCCGCCTGTTCATGATGTTCGCCTCGCCACCCGACATGAGCGCGGAATGGTCCGACTCGGGTGTCGAGGGCTCGCACCGCTTCCTCAAGCGCGTCTGGCGCCTGGCGCAAGCCCACGTCACCCAGGGCCTGCCGGGCAAACTGGACGTCGCGGGCCTGAACGACGAGCAGAAAGCTGTTCGCCGCTCAATCCACCTGGCGATCAAGCAGGCGAGCCATGACGTTGGCCAGAACCACAAGTTCAACACCGCCATCGCCCAGGTGATGACGTTGATGAATGTGTTGGAAAAAGCTGCGCAGGGCACCGAGCAGGATCGCGCGCTGGTTCACGAAGGCCTGGAAGCCGTGACGCTGCTGCTGGCACCGATCACACCGCACATCAGCCACGAGCTGTGGAGTCAACTGGGTCACGCCGACCCGGTGATTGACGCCCGCTGGCCGGTGGTGGACGAAACCGCGTTGGTGCAGGACAGCCTGACACTGGTCATCCAGGTCAATGGCAAGCTGCGCGGCCAGATTGAAATGCCGGCCGCCGCCACTCGCGAAGAAGTCGAAGCCGCCGCGCGGGCCAACGAAAACGTGCTGCGCTTTGTCGATGGCCTGACGATCCGCAAGGTGATCGTGGTGCCCGGCAAACTGGTCAATATCGTCGCAAGCTAA
- a CDS encoding YdcF family protein, producing MPFRYFIKQLLLPPGILLLLLALAWWWRDSRPRLARVCFVVGLGGFWLMSLPVVVQWSAKALEREPPLIRSEWATLAQRADAIVVLGSGRERGDLAWGADQPTGIGLERQRYAARLAKASGLPVLTTGGLHYGTPPSEAKLMADSMREDFGVTVRWQEERSRTTWENAQMSAGILLAEGIKRVVVVTHASHMPRAVWSFQRAGFEVVPAPMGFLGQDNARPLGGWMPEFKSIWQSGQLMNEAVGQVGYRLFYR from the coding sequence ATGCCCTTTCGCTATTTCATCAAACAACTCTTGCTGCCGCCCGGCATTCTTTTGCTGTTGCTGGCGCTCGCCTGGTGGTGGCGCGACTCCCGGCCGCGCCTGGCCCGTGTGTGTTTCGTCGTGGGCCTGGGTGGTTTCTGGCTGATGAGCCTGCCAGTCGTGGTGCAATGGAGCGCCAAGGCATTGGAACGTGAACCGCCGTTAATACGTAGCGAATGGGCGACCTTGGCCCAGCGCGCCGACGCCATTGTGGTGCTGGGCTCGGGCCGCGAGCGCGGCGATCTGGCCTGGGGCGCCGACCAGCCCACCGGCATCGGGCTGGAGCGCCAGCGTTATGCGGCGCGGTTGGCCAAGGCTTCAGGCTTGCCGGTGCTGACAACCGGCGGCCTGCATTACGGCACCCCGCCCAGCGAAGCGAAGCTGATGGCCGACTCGATGCGCGAGGATTTTGGCGTGACCGTGCGCTGGCAGGAGGAGCGCAGCCGCACGACCTGGGAAAATGCGCAGATGAGTGCCGGGATCCTGCTTGCGGAAGGCATCAAGCGCGTGGTCGTCGTGACCCACGCCTCGCATATGCCGCGCGCGGTCTGGAGTTTCCAGCGGGCGGGCTTCGAGGTCGTCCCTGCGCCTATGGGATTCCTGGGGCAGGACAATGCCCGTCCGCTGGGCGGCTGGATGCCGGAATTCAAATCGATCTGGCAGTCCGGGCAGTTGATGAACGAGGCGGTGGGGCAGGTGGGTTATCGGTTGTTCTACCGCTGA
- the lnt gene encoding apolipoprotein N-acyltransferase, translating into MRWITRPGWPGNLLAVAAGAITTLALAPFDIWPLALLAVGLFYAGLKELSPRQALGRGWCFGFGLFGAGTSWIYVSIHNFGGASVLLAGLLMLLFIAAIAWFFALPAWLWARWLRRNEAPLADALAFAALWLGQEAFRGWFLTGFPWLYSGYSQLDGPLAGLAPLGGMWLISFTLALTAALLYNAPGLVRSGRKGFIAAGVALLIGPWIVGMALKGHAWTSPSGDPLSVAAIQGNIEQSMKWDPEQLNAQLALYRDMSFASKRVDLLIWPETAVPVLKDSAQGYLDMMGNFAAERNSALITGVPIRQLVRHEKRYFNGITVTGEGDGTYLKQKLVPFGEYVPLQDLLRGLIAFFDLPMSDFARGPADQPLLQAKGYQIAPFICYEVVYPEFAASLSARSDLLLTISNDTWFGTSIGPLQHLQMAQMRALEAGRWMIRATNNGVTGLINPFGQITVSIPQFERGILYGEVVPMHDLTPYLQWRSWPLIILCVLLLGWALVAARMARTV; encoded by the coding sequence ATGCGTTGGATAACCCGCCCCGGCTGGCCCGGTAACCTGCTGGCCGTGGCGGCCGGCGCGATCACCACCCTGGCTTTGGCGCCCTTCGACATCTGGCCGCTGGCATTGCTGGCGGTCGGGTTGTTCTATGCCGGCTTGAAGGAACTCTCGCCGCGCCAGGCCCTGGGCCGTGGCTGGTGCTTCGGTTTTGGCTTGTTTGGCGCCGGCACCAGCTGGATCTACGTCAGCATCCATAACTTCGGTGGCGCCTCGGTGCTGCTCGCCGGACTGTTGATGCTGCTGTTCATCGCCGCGATCGCCTGGTTCTTCGCGCTACCGGCCTGGCTTTGGGCGCGCTGGTTGCGGCGCAACGAGGCGCCGCTGGCCGACGCCCTGGCCTTCGCCGCGCTGTGGCTGGGCCAGGAAGCGTTTCGTGGCTGGTTTTTGACCGGTTTCCCCTGGCTCTACTCCGGCTACAGCCAACTCGACGGCCCCCTGGCCGGCCTCGCGCCGCTGGGCGGGATGTGGCTGATTTCCTTCACCCTGGCCTTGACCGCCGCGCTGCTGTACAACGCGCCCGGCTTGGTTCGTAGCGGCCGCAAAGGCTTTATTGCGGCAGGCGTTGCACTGCTGATCGGCCCTTGGATCGTCGGCATGGCACTCAAGGGCCACGCCTGGACCAGCCCATCGGGCGACCCGCTGAGCGTCGCGGCGATCCAGGGCAACATCGAACAAAGCATGAAGTGGGACCCCGAGCAGCTCAACGCGCAACTGGCGCTGTACCGCGACATGAGTTTTGCTTCCAAGCGCGTCGACCTGCTGATCTGGCCGGAAACCGCGGTGCCAGTGCTCAAGGATTCCGCCCAGGGCTACCTGGACATGATGGGCAACTTCGCCGCCGAGCGGAATTCGGCGCTGATCACCGGCGTGCCAATTCGTCAGTTGGTCCGCCATGAGAAGCGCTACTTCAACGGCATCACCGTGACCGGCGAAGGTGACGGCACTTACCTCAAGCAAAAGCTCGTACCGTTCGGTGAATACGTGCCGTTGCAGGATCTGTTGCGCGGGCTCATCGCGTTTTTTGATTTGCCCATGTCGGATTTCGCTCGCGGGCCGGCCGACCAGCCATTGTTGCAAGCCAAGGGTTACCAGATCGCGCCCTTCATCTGCTATGAAGTGGTCTATCCCGAATTCGCCGCCAGCCTTTCCGCGCGCAGCGACTTGTTGCTGACCATCAGCAACGACACCTGGTTCGGCACCTCGATCGGCCCGTTGCAGCATTTGCAAATGGCCCAGATGCGCGCCTTGGAAGCCGGCCGCTGGATGATTCGCGCCACCAACAACGGCGTGACCGGCCTGATCAACCCTTTCGGCCAGATTACCGTCAGCATCCCGCAATTCGAACGCGGCATCCTCTACGGCGAAGTAGTGCCGATGCACGACCTGACGCCTTACCTGCAATGGCGCTCGTGGCCGCTGATCATCTTGTGCGTGTTGTTGCTGGGCTGGGCGTTGGTGGCGGCACGGATGGCCAGGACAGTTTAA
- the arfA gene encoding alternative ribosome rescue factor ArfA encodes MSKKPSKHGPNKAKSIIAQPLFRSRQERPAKGKGSYRREAFQSDNWEASCFVAA; translated from the coding sequence ATGAGCAAAAAGCCATCCAAGCATGGCCCCAACAAGGCCAAATCCATCATCGCCCAGCCCCTGTTCCGCAGCCGCCAGGAACGCCCCGCCAAGGGCAAAGGCAGCTACCGCCGCGAAGCCTTCCAGTCTGACAACTGGGAGGCTTCTTGCTTTGTGGCAGCTTGA
- a CDS encoding lytic murein transglycosylase has translation MPFCLPRRWPLRQLIAVTSVVLLVACAEKPTAADAQPLQTAPAMTAPAIVPPVVPSGENLVIAPTQTFAEWQAGFRKEALAAGIRADLFDRAFIGVSPDMSVIKADRSQPEFTRPVWEYLDGALSPLRIRKGQALIQQQADILQSIEQRYGVDREALVAVWGMESNFGQFQGNKSVINSLATLAYEGRRPGFAHAQLIAALQILQQGDISPEKMLGSWAGAMGQTQFIPTTYNTHAVDFDGDGRRDIWGSATDALASTAHYLQSSGWQRGQPWGFEVDLGEGFDYTLADGTIRKPVAEWIRLGVSEYGGLPIAPDDKQLSASLLLPAGHRGPAFLIFDNFRAILKYNNSSSYALAVGLLSQRFTGAGLVHGQWPKEDLPLSRSERIELQTLLGQHNYDAGNPDGIIGANTRKAIRSAQQSFGWPADGYPTHKLLDALRNR, from the coding sequence ATGCCCTTTTGTCTTCCCCGTCGTTGGCCATTGCGCCAACTGATCGCCGTCACAAGCGTCGTCCTGCTTGTTGCCTGCGCAGAGAAACCCACCGCCGCCGACGCCCAACCGCTCCAGACCGCTCCAGCCATGACCGCGCCGGCTATCGTGCCGCCTGTCGTGCCCTCCGGAGAAAACCTGGTCATAGCGCCCACCCAGACCTTTGCCGAATGGCAGGCCGGGTTTCGCAAGGAAGCCCTGGCCGCCGGGATCCGTGCCGATTTGTTCGACCGTGCATTTATCGGCGTCAGTCCGGACATGAGCGTGATCAAGGCTGATCGCAGCCAACCTGAATTCACCCGACCGGTGTGGGAATACCTCGACGGCGCACTGTCGCCCTTGCGCATACGCAAAGGCCAGGCCCTGATCCAGCAGCAGGCGGATATCCTGCAAAGCATCGAACAACGCTATGGCGTCGATCGCGAGGCGCTGGTTGCGGTGTGGGGCATGGAAAGCAACTTCGGCCAGTTCCAGGGCAACAAATCAGTGATCAACTCCCTGGCGACCCTGGCCTACGAGGGACGGCGTCCCGGCTTTGCCCATGCGCAACTGATCGCCGCGCTGCAGATCCTGCAACAGGGCGACATCTCGCCAGAAAAAATGCTCGGCTCCTGGGCCGGCGCCATGGGTCAGACCCAGTTCATTCCCACCACGTACAACACCCATGCGGTGGATTTCGATGGCGACGGTCGACGTGACATCTGGGGCAGCGCCACCGATGCCCTGGCCTCGACCGCACATTACCTGCAGAGCTCCGGTTGGCAGCGCGGCCAGCCGTGGGGGTTCGAGGTCGATCTCGGGGAGGGCTTCGACTACACCCTGGCCGATGGCACGATCCGCAAGCCAGTCGCCGAATGGATACGGCTGGGCGTCTCGGAATATGGCGGCCTACCAATAGCTCCCGATGACAAACAACTGTCGGCGTCGCTGCTCCTGCCAGCTGGCCATCGCGGTCCGGCGTTCCTGATCTTCGATAACTTCCGCGCCATCCTCAAATACAACAACTCATCGTCCTATGCTTTGGCGGTTGGGCTGTTGTCACAGCGCTTCACCGGTGCAGGGTTGGTCCACGGACAGTGGCCAAAAGAGGACCTGCCCCTGAGCCGCAGCGAACGCATCGAGCTTCAGACCCTGCTCGGCCAGCACAACTACGACGCGGGCAATCCCGACGGCATCATTGGCGCCAACACCCGCAAGGCCATCCGCAGCGCCCAACAGTCGTTTGGCTGGCCGGCGGATGGATATCCGACGCATAAGCTGCTGGACGCGCTACGTAACCGCTGA
- the ybeY gene encoding rRNA maturation RNase YbeY, producing MLELDLQLASEQPSPSEAQFRQWCELALRQRSADSELTIRLVDEPEGRELNHTWRQKDYATNVLSFPADVPDELLDIPLLGDLVICVPVVEREAAEQGKTCEAHWAHLVIHGCLHLLGYDHMEDEEAEEMEALERTLLAELGHPDPYAGDEH from the coding sequence ATGCTTGAACTCGACTTGCAACTGGCCAGCGAGCAACCCTCTCCCAGCGAAGCCCAGTTTCGCCAATGGTGCGAACTGGCCCTGCGCCAGCGCAGCGCCGATTCAGAACTGACGATCCGCTTGGTGGATGAACCTGAAGGCCGCGAGCTGAACCACACCTGGCGGCAGAAAGACTATGCCACCAACGTGCTGTCGTTCCCCGCCGACGTGCCCGACGAGTTGCTCGATATCCCATTGCTGGGCGATCTGGTGATCTGCGTCCCGGTGGTGGAGCGCGAAGCCGCCGAACAAGGCAAGACTTGCGAAGCCCACTGGGCTCATCTGGTGATACACGGCTGCTTGCATTTGCTCGGTTACGACCATATGGAAGATGAGGAAGCCGAGGAAATGGAAGCACTGGAACGGACGTTGCTTGCAGAGCTGGGTCATCCCGACCCTTATGCCGGCGACGAACACTGA
- a CDS encoding HlyC/CorC family transporter produces the protein MSEDRSTNGQKSWLGKLTQAFAHEPKNRQELLELLRDAHQNKLLDSEALAIVEGAIQVADLQVRDIMVPRSQMVSIKATQTPREFLPAVVDSAHSRYPVVGESHDDVMGVLLAKDLLPLILQENGDSFNIKDLLRPATFVPESKRLNVLLREFRANHNHMAIVIDEYGGVAGLVTIEDVLEQIVGDIEDEHDVEEDSYIKPLPSGDFLIKALTPIENFNEFFDSEFSDDEFDTVGGLVMSAFGHLPKRNETTEIGSWRFRILNADSRRIHLLRLSPIAR, from the coding sequence ATGAGCGAAGATCGATCGACCAACGGGCAGAAGTCATGGCTGGGCAAGCTCACCCAGGCTTTTGCCCATGAGCCGAAAAACCGCCAGGAGCTGCTGGAGCTGCTGCGCGACGCACACCAGAACAAACTGTTGGACAGCGAAGCGCTGGCCATCGTCGAAGGCGCCATCCAGGTCGCTGACCTTCAAGTGCGGGACATCATGGTTCCCCGCTCGCAGATGGTCAGCATCAAGGCGACCCAGACACCCCGCGAATTCCTGCCCGCCGTGGTCGACTCCGCTCACTCACGCTACCCGGTCGTCGGCGAGAGCCATGACGACGTCATGGGCGTGCTGCTGGCCAAGGATCTGCTGCCCTTGATCCTTCAAGAGAACGGCGACAGCTTCAACATCAAGGACTTGCTGCGTCCGGCCACCTTCGTGCCCGAGTCCAAGCGTCTGAATGTACTGCTGCGCGAGTTCCGCGCCAATCACAACCACATGGCCATCGTCATCGACGAATACGGCGGCGTGGCTGGGCTGGTGACCATTGAAGACGTGCTCGAGCAGATCGTCGGCGACATCGAGGACGAACACGATGTCGAAGAAGACAGCTACATCAAGCCGCTGCCCAGCGGTGATTTCCTGATCAAGGCCCTGACGCCCATCGAGAACTTCAACGAGTTCTTTGACAGCGAGTTTTCCGACGATGAGTTCGATACCGTCGGCGGCCTGGTGATGAGTGCTTTCGGGCACCTGCCCAAGCGCAACGAAACCACCGAGATCGGCTCCTGGCGCTTTCGCATCCTGAACGCCGACAGTCGTCGGATTCATCTGCTGCGCCTGTCGCCCATTGCCCGTTAA
- the holA gene encoding DNA polymerase III subunit delta — protein MKLAPAQLGKHLQGALAPVYIISGDDPLLCQEAADAIRSAARQQGFDERQVFAADASFDWGTLLQAGASMSLFAEKRLLELRLPSGKPGDKGAAALIEYCSRPAEDTVLLISLPKLDGSAQKTKWGKALVEGPQTQFVQIWPVDVSQLPSWIRQRLSQAGLSASQDAVELIAARVEGNLLAAAQEIEKLKLMAEGGQITVETVQAAVADSARFDVFGLTDAILNGEAAHALRMLEGLRGEGVEPPVILWALARELRLLANLSLQYSQGVPLDKAFSQARPPVWDKRKPLMSKALQRYSAPRWAQLLLEAQRIDAQIKGQAAGSPWMSLSRLSLLMAGQRLPLPAE, from the coding sequence ATGAAACTGGCTCCCGCCCAACTCGGCAAACACCTGCAAGGCGCCCTCGCGCCCGTCTACATCATCAGCGGCGATGACCCGCTGCTGTGCCAGGAAGCCGCCGACGCCATCCGCTCCGCCGCCCGCCAGCAAGGTTTCGACGAACGCCAGGTGTTCGCCGCCGACGCCAGTTTCGACTGGGGTACGCTGCTGCAGGCTGGGGCGAGCATGTCGCTGTTCGCCGAGAAACGCCTGCTGGAACTGCGCTTGCCCTCCGGCAAGCCTGGCGACAAGGGCGCCGCTGCGCTGATCGAATACTGCTCGCGACCGGCCGAAGACACGGTGCTGCTCATCAGCTTGCCGAAACTCGACGGCAGCGCGCAGAAGACCAAATGGGGCAAGGCCCTGGTCGAAGGCCCGCAGACCCAATTCGTGCAGATCTGGCCGGTGGATGTCAGCCAGTTGCCCAGCTGGATCCGCCAACGCCTGTCCCAGGCCGGCCTTTCGGCCAGCCAGGACGCGGTGGAGCTGATTGCCGCCCGGGTCGAAGGCAACCTGCTGGCCGCCGCCCAGGAAATCGAAAAGCTCAAGCTGATGGCCGAAGGTGGGCAGATCACCGTGGAAACGGTCCAGGCCGCCGTGGCCGACAGTGCACGCTTCGATGTCTTCGGGCTGACCGATGCGATCCTCAACGGTGAAGCCGCCCATGCCCTGCGCATGCTCGAAGGCCTGCGGGGCGAAGGCGTCGAACCGCCGGTGATTCTCTGGGCCCTGGCCCGGGAGTTGCGCCTGTTGGCCAACCTGTCCCTGCAATACAGCCAGGGCGTCCCGCTGGACAAAGCCTTCAGCCAGGCTCGCCCGCCCGTCTGGGACAAGCGCAAGCCCCTGATGAGCAAGGCCCTGCAACGCTATTCGGCGCCGCGCTGGGCGCAATTGCTGCTTGAGGCCCAGCGCATCGATGCGCAGATCAAGGGCCAGGCCGCTGGGTCGCCATGGATGAGCCTGAGTCGGTTGTCGTTGTTGATGGCGGGCCAGCGACTCCCCTTGCCCGCTGAATAA
- the lptE gene encoding LPS-assembly lipoprotein LptE codes for MIKRNLLVMGLAVLLSACGFQLRGTGTTELAITELDLSARDAYGETVKALRDTLEDSGVKVYSGAPYKLVLTREQQSQRSLSYAGAGRSAEYELNNVLSYEIRGQNNLVLLDDKLQVQKVYLHDGNNITGSDQESSEVREEMRRDLVQRMMLRLQQLSPAQLDQLQQTADAKAKAEAEALEAARKAEAETPQQSPMQIPAE; via the coding sequence ATGATCAAACGTAATTTGCTGGTTATGGGCCTGGCGGTCCTGTTGAGCGCCTGCGGCTTCCAGCTGCGTGGCACCGGCACCACCGAACTGGCAATCACCGAGCTGGACCTGAGCGCGCGTGACGCCTATGGCGAAACCGTGAAAGCGCTGCGCGATACGCTGGAAGACAGCGGTGTGAAGGTCTACAGCGGTGCACCATACAAACTGGTATTGACCCGTGAACAGCAAAGCCAGCGCAGCCTGAGCTATGCCGGTGCCGGTCGTTCAGCCGAATACGAACTGAACAATGTGCTGAGCTACGAAATCCGTGGCCAAAACAATCTGGTGTTGCTGGACGACAAGCTGCAAGTGCAGAAGGTTTACCTGCATGACGGTAACAACATCACCGGTTCCGACCAGGAGTCCAGTGAGGTGCGCGAGGAAATGCGCCGTGACCTGGTACAGCGCATGATGCTGCGCCTGCAACAGCTGAGCCCGGCTCAACTGGACCAGTTGCAACAGACCGCCGACGCCAAGGCCAAGGCCGAAGCCGAAGCACTCGAAGCGGCACGCAAGGCTGAAGCGGAAACCCCGCAGCAGTCGCCGATGCAGATCCCGGCTGAATAA
- a CDS encoding S66 peptidase family protein codes for MTVRPKHTLYPHQPVPALPAGGLIGVIAPAGPAPLDTDKAVQWMRAHGHELRIFAGVHAKDSYLAGSDEVRLNDLHAAFADPQVKAIICLRGGYGTPRLLDRIDFELLRRNAKPFVGYSDITALHLAISRHAGFVTFHGPLLNADLLGGKAPPTVTSFFSLLRGQLRAGDVLSHPAAYPLTIVEPGIAHGRLLGGNLSMIAATMGTPYEIDAEGVILLVEDINEPLYRIDRLLTQLRLAGTLGKLRGVLLGDVAGVDVEDLNRLFKQTFAPLRIPVLSGWRSGHCDPNLTLPMGALVELDAGEKRLTLEQDVVLGG; via the coding sequence ATGACCGTTCGACCCAAGCACACCCTGTATCCGCATCAGCCGGTACCGGCGCTCCCGGCCGGAGGGCTGATCGGAGTGATTGCGCCTGCCGGTCCGGCGCCGCTGGACACCGATAAAGCCGTGCAATGGATGCGCGCCCACGGCCATGAGCTGCGGATATTTGCGGGTGTCCATGCAAAGGACAGTTACCTGGCCGGCAGTGACGAGGTGCGGCTCAACGATCTGCACGCAGCGTTCGCCGACCCGCAGGTGAAGGCCATTATTTGTCTGCGCGGGGGCTACGGCACGCCGCGACTGTTGGATCGCATCGATTTCGAGCTGTTGCGGCGTAACGCCAAGCCCTTTGTCGGCTACAGCGATATCACCGCGCTGCACTTGGCGATCAGCCGTCATGCTGGGTTCGTGACCTTCCATGGGCCATTGCTCAATGCCGACCTGCTGGGTGGCAAGGCACCGCCGACTGTCACTTCGTTCTTCAGCCTGCTGCGTGGGCAATTGAGGGCAGGCGACGTACTGAGCCATCCGGCGGCTTATCCATTGACGATTGTCGAGCCAGGCATCGCTCACGGGCGGCTGCTCGGAGGCAATCTGTCGATGATAGCCGCGACCATGGGCACGCCTTACGAAATCGATGCCGAAGGCGTGATCCTGCTGGTGGAGGACATCAACGAACCGCTCTATCGCATCGACCGCTTGCTGACCCAGCTGCGGCTGGCGGGCACCCTGGGGAAGTTGCGGGGCGTGCTGCTGGGAGATGTCGCTGGTGTGGACGTCGAGGATTTGAACCGCTTGTTCAAGCAGACCTTCGCGCCATTGCGCATTCCGGTGTTGTCCGGTTGGCGCAGCGGGCATTGTGATCCGAACCTGACGTTGCCCATGGGCGCGCTGGTGGAACTGGATGCGGGAGAGAAAAGGCTGACGTTGGAGCAGGATGTGGTGCTCGGCGGCTAG